From a region of the Gordonia sp. PP30 genome:
- a CDS encoding MFS transporter: MGPAEIDAGAIDRAEIDRVQRRTLAVVVASQILGGAGLSAGVSVGALLAKDMLGSDALSGLPAALFTLGSALAAFGVGRTAQRRGRRAGLALGFGAGALGAVGILVAATIGNIPLLLVALFVYGSGTATNLQARYAGTDLAEPHRRGRAISVSLAATTLGAVAGPNLITPLGDLAKTLGIPVLAGPFLLAAVAFGAAGICFQLLLRPDPYLLARRVAEAEAAAPAGDGVQVAESGVATLPRSALYAGAAVMVTTQIVMTGVMTMTPVHMVDHHHGLGAVGLVISLHIAAMFLPSLVTGPLVDRIGRLPMAAASSLCLAVAGLLASLAPAGSTGWLTVALILLGLGWNFGLITGTALVVDATTTTNRPKTQGSVDVLIALSGAAAGALAGLLMAGAGFGAVGYVGAAVALALLPGLWLGARRGAFGQH, encoded by the coding sequence ATCGGCCCCGCGGAGATCGACGCGGGGGCGATCGATCGTGCGGAGATCGATCGCGTGCAGCGCCGGACCCTCGCCGTGGTGGTCGCCAGCCAGATCCTCGGCGGCGCCGGTCTGTCGGCCGGAGTGTCGGTCGGCGCGCTGCTCGCCAAGGACATGCTCGGCTCGGATGCGCTCAGCGGGCTGCCCGCCGCGCTGTTCACGCTGGGCTCGGCGCTCGCCGCCTTCGGGGTGGGCCGGACCGCCCAGCGGCGCGGCCGCCGGGCCGGTCTGGCGCTCGGCTTCGGCGCCGGTGCGCTCGGCGCGGTGGGGATCCTGGTGGCCGCGACGATCGGCAACATCCCGCTGCTGCTGGTCGCGCTGTTCGTCTACGGCTCCGGTACCGCCACCAATCTGCAGGCGCGCTACGCGGGCACCGATCTCGCCGAACCGCATCGGCGGGGCCGGGCGATCAGCGTCTCACTGGCGGCGACGACGCTGGGCGCGGTGGCCGGCCCCAACCTGATCACGCCGCTCGGCGACCTCGCGAAGACGCTCGGCATCCCGGTGCTCGCCGGTCCGTTCCTGCTCGCCGCGGTCGCGTTCGGTGCCGCCGGGATCTGCTTCCAGCTGTTGCTGCGCCCCGACCCGTATCTGCTGGCGCGACGGGTCGCCGAGGCGGAGGCGGCCGCGCCGGCCGGCGACGGTGTCCAGGTGGCCGAATCCGGCGTGGCGACGCTGCCCCGGTCGGCCCTGTACGCCGGTGCCGCCGTTATGGTCACCACGCAGATCGTGATGACCGGTGTGATGACGATGACGCCGGTGCACATGGTGGATCATCACCACGGTCTCGGGGCGGTGGGGCTGGTGATCAGCCTGCACATCGCCGCGATGTTCCTGCCGTCGCTGGTCACCGGCCCGCTGGTCGACCGGATCGGCCGCCTGCCGATGGCGGCGGCGTCGAGCCTCTGCCTGGCGGTCGCCGGGCTGCTCGCCTCGCTGGCGCCGGCCGGATCCACCGGCTGGCTGACGGTGGCGCTCATCCTGCTCGGTCTGGGCTGGAACTTCGGGCTCATCACCGGCACCGCGCTGGTCGTGGACGCGACGACGACCACGAACCGGCCCAAGACACAGGGCTCGGTCGACGTGCTCATCGCGCTGTCGGGGGCGGCCGCCGGTGCCCTCGCCGGGCTCTTGATGGCGGGCGCGGGTTTCGGCGCGGTCGGCTACGTCGGAGCCGCGGTGGCCCTGGCGCTGCTGCCCGGACTCTGGCTCGGTGCACGTCGCGGGGCATTCGGTCAGCACTGA
- a CDS encoding vitamin-B12 independent methionine synthase, with the protein MSDDAQSAIPTGTATGIGSLPGTDPRGAAALAAGELGGSGLVFLPELPARGVGADVIGRTAGLLVDLPVDYVHRTYRLAASPTAETRRARDYLRWDLDALEERWETADLRGEAGVVKIQAAGPFTFAAHVELRGGHKVIRDRGALRDVAASLAAGLDGQAAELERRLGVRVVVQLDEPSIGDVIDGTVTPLTRLDPILPIPVPEIAQLLEGVAQQVARPMILHSCASPRWELLRAARSYALSMDLTQLRVADYDRFGETLDSGRTLLAGVVPAVDPGLPQNQVTDDLVTRLTGLIDRIGLPRGVFREQLLVTSTCGLAGATVSWARAALAISTTVADALTTA; encoded by the coding sequence GTGAGTGATGACGCACAGAGCGCGATCCCGACGGGGACGGCGACCGGGATCGGTTCGCTGCCGGGCACCGATCCCCGCGGCGCCGCCGCACTCGCGGCCGGGGAACTCGGCGGGTCCGGACTCGTCTTCCTGCCCGAACTGCCGGCGCGCGGGGTGGGCGCCGACGTGATCGGCCGCACCGCCGGACTGCTGGTCGACCTCCCCGTCGACTACGTGCACCGCACCTACCGTCTCGCGGCGTCGCCGACGGCGGAGACGCGGCGCGCCCGGGACTATCTTCGGTGGGATCTCGACGCGCTCGAGGAGCGCTGGGAGACGGCGGACCTGCGCGGCGAGGCCGGGGTCGTCAAGATCCAGGCCGCCGGGCCGTTCACGTTCGCCGCCCACGTCGAACTGCGCGGCGGACACAAGGTGATCCGGGACCGCGGGGCGCTGCGCGACGTCGCCGCCTCGCTCGCCGCGGGGCTCGACGGGCAGGCGGCTGAACTCGAACGTCGCCTCGGTGTGCGGGTGGTGGTGCAACTCGACGAGCCCTCGATCGGTGACGTGATCGACGGTACCGTCACCCCGCTGACCAGACTCGACCCCATTCTGCCGATCCCGGTCCCGGAGATCGCGCAGCTGCTGGAAGGGGTGGCGCAGCAGGTCGCGCGCCCGATGATCCTGCACAGCTGTGCGTCGCCGCGCTGGGAGTTGCTGCGCGCGGCGCGGTCGTACGCGCTCTCGATGGACCTCACACAGCTGCGGGTGGCCGACTACGACCGGTTCGGCGAGACCCTCGACTCCGGCCGCACGCTGCTGGCCGGAGTGGTCCCCGCCGTCGATCCGGGTCTGCCGCAGAACCAGGTGACCGACGACCTGGTCACCCGGCTGACCGGCCTGATCGACCGGATCGGCCTGCCGCGCGGTGTGTTTCGCGAGCAGTTGCTCGTCACGTCGACGTGCGGTCTCGCCGGTGCGACGGTCTCCTGGGCGCGCGCCGCCCTGGCGATCTCCACGACCGTGGCGGACGCCCTCACCACCGCGTGA
- the mnmA gene encoding tRNA 2-thiouridine(34) synthase MnmA: MAEPATTRRRRVLVAMSGGVDSSVAAARAVEAGHDVTGVHLALSTAPGALRTGSRGCCSREDADDARRVADMLGIPFYVWDFADRFREDVIDEFVASYAAGETPNPCLSCNEKIKFAALAERAQALGFDALATGHYARLSGGELRRAVDHDKDQSYVLAVLDRDQLSRAMFPIGDTPKPRIREEAERRGLLVANKPDSHDICFIPTGDTRAFLGARIGVRPGALVDGATGERLGGHDGVHGFTIGQRKGLGIDAPAADGAPRYVTAIDPASGTVTVGGAEDLDVRTIVATKAVWSSGVVPDGPIECVVQVRAHGGLAEAVATPIPPTGSGDGPGIEIALREPLRGVARGQAAVLYRPDAERGDLVLGSGRISSATP, encoded by the coding sequence GTGGCGGAGCCTGCGACGACACGCCGTCGAAGGGTCCTCGTCGCGATGAGCGGCGGCGTCGACTCCTCGGTCGCCGCGGCCCGCGCCGTCGAGGCCGGACACGACGTGACCGGCGTCCACCTGGCCCTCTCGACCGCGCCCGGCGCACTGCGCACCGGCTCGCGCGGCTGCTGCTCGCGCGAGGACGCCGACGACGCCCGCCGCGTCGCCGACATGCTCGGCATCCCGTTCTACGTGTGGGACTTCGCCGATCGCTTCAGGGAAGACGTGATCGACGAGTTCGTCGCGTCGTACGCGGCCGGCGAGACCCCGAATCCGTGTCTGAGCTGCAATGAGAAGATCAAGTTCGCGGCGCTCGCCGAGCGGGCGCAGGCCCTCGGCTTCGATGCGCTGGCCACCGGCCACTACGCGCGGCTGTCCGGCGGGGAACTGCGGCGGGCGGTCGATCACGACAAGGACCAGTCGTACGTCCTGGCCGTGCTCGATCGCGACCAGCTGTCCCGCGCAATGTTCCCGATCGGCGACACCCCCAAGCCGCGGATCCGCGAGGAGGCCGAGCGCCGCGGCCTGCTGGTGGCGAACAAGCCCGATTCGCACGACATCTGCTTCATCCCGACCGGCGACACCCGCGCTTTCCTCGGCGCCCGCATCGGCGTGCGTCCCGGAGCACTGGTCGACGGGGCGACGGGGGAGCGGCTCGGCGGGCACGACGGCGTGCACGGCTTCACCATCGGCCAGCGCAAGGGCCTGGGCATCGACGCGCCCGCGGCGGACGGCGCACCGCGCTATGTGACCGCCATCGACCCGGCCAGCGGCACCGTCACCGTCGGCGGTGCGGAGGATCTCGACGTGCGCACCATCGTCGCCACCAAGGCCGTGTGGTCGTCCGGCGTGGTGCCGGACGGGCCGATCGAGTGCGTCGTGCAGGTGCGTGCGCACGGTGGATTGGCGGAGGCCGTCGCGACCCCGATCCCCCCGACGGGTTCGGGGGACGGGCCGGGCATCGAGATCGCGCTGCGCGAGCCGCTGCGCGGCGTCGCCCGTGGTCAGGCCGCGGTGCTGTATCGCCCCGACGCCGAGCGCGGTGACCTGGTCCTGGGCTCCGGCCGCATCTCCTCGGCCACCCCCTGA
- a CDS encoding MmcQ/YjbR family DNA-binding protein, giving the protein MPHPIMFDDADPILGKLREIALALPEATEKIAHGRPTFRCGKMFAMYGGARKGETKVRRDHALLFIPDPGERRALEQDERFYVPAYVGAYGWLGLDLALDVDWAEVAELLDASFRQIAPKRAIARLPAAD; this is encoded by the coding sequence ATGCCGCATCCGATCATGTTCGACGACGCCGATCCGATCCTGGGCAAGCTGCGCGAGATCGCCCTCGCCCTGCCGGAGGCCACCGAGAAGATCGCGCACGGCCGGCCGACGTTCCGCTGCGGCAAGATGTTCGCGATGTACGGCGGGGCGCGCAAGGGCGAGACCAAGGTCCGGCGCGATCACGCGCTCCTCTTCATCCCCGACCCCGGCGAGCGGCGAGCCCTGGAACAGGACGAACGCTTCTACGTGCCCGCGTATGTCGGCGCCTACGGCTGGCTCGGCCTCGACCTGGCGCTCGACGTCGACTGGGCCGAGGTGGCCGAACTGCTCGACGCCAGCTTCCGCCAGATCGCCCCGAAACGCGCCATCGCGCGGTTGCCGGCGGCCGACTGA
- a CDS encoding FAD-binding oxidoreductase, whose translation MSTDRRFDQADIAALRAAVRGTVHRPTDDGYQPLGFNVAVSRRPWAVIDVLDADDVAAVVAFAAANGMTVAVHGTGHGATPIDGHTLLVRTSALDTVELDPAARTARVGAGVRWQTVIDAAAPHGLAPLCGSAPSVGVAGFLTGGGIGPLVRTVGASSDHVRAIDVVTGDGEIRTATPTENADLFWGLRGGKATLGIVTQVRIGLLELPRFYGGALYFDGADAAAVLHAWRSWTQDLPAEANTSIALLRLPALPGVPPQLAGRLTVAVRYVHTGPADEAAALFAPIRAAAEPILDGLGVLPYAAIGAVHADPVDPMPVLEDGHLLSGLPADAVDTLLAVAGPEASCPLLVVELRLLGGAFAAEPAVASAVCHRDAPFHLYAIGALVPPIAEAVAPAEQALAGAMGPWLTGGRLPNFAASGDPAVITACYDADTVEWLRALAQRYDPAGVLAVGQVVR comes from the coding sequence ATGAGCACCGACCGCCGCTTCGACCAGGCCGACATCGCCGCGCTGCGCGCCGCCGTCCGCGGCACCGTTCACCGGCCCACCGACGACGGCTACCAGCCGCTCGGCTTCAACGTCGCCGTCTCGCGGCGGCCCTGGGCCGTCATCGACGTTCTCGACGCCGACGACGTCGCCGCGGTCGTGGCGTTCGCGGCCGCCAACGGGATGACCGTCGCCGTACACGGCACCGGCCACGGCGCCACCCCGATCGACGGCCACACCCTGCTGGTCCGCACGTCCGCGCTGGACACCGTCGAGCTCGACCCGGCCGCCCGCACCGCGCGGGTCGGCGCCGGGGTGCGCTGGCAGACCGTGATCGACGCCGCCGCGCCGCACGGGCTGGCCCCGCTGTGCGGGTCGGCGCCGAGTGTCGGCGTCGCCGGCTTCCTCACCGGCGGTGGCATCGGGCCGCTGGTGCGCACCGTGGGCGCGTCGAGCGACCACGTCCGCGCGATCGACGTGGTGACCGGTGACGGTGAGATCCGCACGGCCACCCCGACCGAGAACGCCGACCTGTTCTGGGGACTGCGCGGCGGCAAGGCCACCCTCGGGATCGTCACGCAGGTCCGGATCGGACTGCTCGAACTCCCGCGGTTCTACGGCGGTGCACTGTACTTCGACGGCGCCGACGCGGCCGCGGTGCTGCACGCCTGGCGGTCGTGGACGCAGGACCTGCCCGCCGAGGCCAACACCTCGATCGCGCTGCTGCGCCTCCCGGCCCTGCCGGGCGTCCCGCCGCAGCTCGCCGGCCGACTCACCGTCGCCGTCCGCTATGTGCACACCGGTCCGGCCGACGAGGCGGCCGCGCTCTTCGCGCCGATCCGGGCGGCCGCCGAGCCGATCCTCGACGGCCTCGGCGTGCTCCCGTACGCGGCGATCGGCGCCGTGCACGCCGACCCGGTCGACCCCATGCCGGTCCTGGAGGACGGGCACCTGCTCTCCGGCCTGCCCGCCGACGCGGTCGACACCCTGCTCGCCGTCGCCGGCCCGGAGGCGTCGTGTCCGCTGCTGGTGGTGGAGCTGCGGCTGCTCGGCGGCGCGTTCGCCGCCGAGCCGGCCGTGGCCAGTGCCGTGTGCCATCGGGACGCGCCGTTCCACCTGTACGCCATCGGCGCGCTGGTGCCGCCGATCGCCGAGGCCGTCGCCCCGGCCGAGCAGGCTCTGGCCGGGGCGATGGGGCCGTGGCTGACCGGCGGGCGGCTCCCGAACTTCGCCGCCAGCGGCGATCCGGCCGTGATCACCGCCTGCTACGACGCTGACACCGTCGAGTGGCTGCGCGCGCTCGCCCAGCGCTACGACCCGGCCGGCGTGCTCGCCGTCGGGCAGGTGGTGCGCTGA
- a CDS encoding cysteine desulfurase family protein, with product MSVYLDNAASTAIVPEAVAAMTDAWRRPGNPMSLHDAGRRARRTLEESRESIARLLGARPSHVLFTAGGTESDNLALKGIYRARRAQDGRRRRVVISAVEHHAVLDPAQWLADHEDAELVVLPVDATGRVDPADLAAELEDHAAEVAVISIMWANNEVGTLQPIADLAALAREYDIPMHSDAVAAIGHVPVDFTASGLCAMSVAAHKFGGPQGVGALILGRDVPCQPLLNGGGHERDLRSGTQDVAGAAGMAAALRVAVDRMDAHTAHLGGLRDDLLGIVDGIDGAVVNSRPDGLPGLVHVTFTGCEGDSLLMLLDARDIECSTGSACTAGVASASHVLLAMGMDRAAARGSLRFSFGPDNTAADVVRLGVVLDEVIDRALAAGLTGVR from the coding sequence ATGTCCGTCTATCTCGACAATGCCGCCTCCACAGCGATCGTCCCCGAGGCCGTCGCGGCGATGACCGATGCCTGGCGCCGTCCGGGCAACCCGATGTCCCTGCACGACGCCGGGCGCCGGGCCCGCCGGACCCTGGAGGAGTCGCGCGAGTCGATCGCGCGGTTGCTGGGCGCCCGGCCGTCGCATGTGCTGTTCACCGCGGGCGGTACCGAGTCGGACAATCTCGCGCTCAAGGGGATCTACCGGGCGCGGCGTGCCCAGGACGGCCGTCGCCGGCGCGTGGTGATCTCCGCCGTCGAGCACCACGCGGTCTTGGATCCGGCGCAGTGGCTGGCCGACCACGAGGACGCCGAACTGGTGGTCCTGCCGGTCGACGCGACCGGGCGCGTCGATCCGGCCGACCTCGCCGCCGAGCTGGAGGACCACGCCGCCGAGGTCGCCGTGATCTCGATCATGTGGGCCAACAACGAGGTCGGGACGCTGCAGCCGATCGCCGATCTGGCCGCGCTGGCGCGCGAATACGACATCCCGATGCATTCCGACGCGGTGGCCGCGATCGGGCACGTGCCGGTCGACTTCACCGCGAGCGGACTCTGCGCGATGAGCGTGGCCGCGCACAAGTTCGGCGGCCCGCAGGGCGTCGGCGCCCTGATCCTCGGGCGCGACGTCCCGTGCCAGCCGCTGCTCAACGGCGGCGGACACGAGCGCGACCTGCGGTCGGGCACCCAGGACGTGGCCGGGGCCGCGGGCATGGCGGCCGCGCTGCGGGTGGCCGTCGACCGGATGGACGCGCACACCGCGCACCTCGGCGGGCTGCGCGACGACCTGCTGGGGATCGTGGACGGCATCGACGGGGCGGTCGTGAACTCGCGGCCCGACGGCCTGCCCGGCCTGGTGCACGTCACGTTCACCGGTTGCGAGGGCGACTCGCTGCTCATGCTGCTCGACGCCCGCGACATCGAGTGCTCCACCGGCTCGGCCTGCACCGCCGGGGTCGCCTCGGCCAGCCACGTCCTCCTCGCGATGGGAATGGACCGGGCCGCCGCCCGCGGCTCGCTGCGGTTCTCGTTCGGGCCGGACAACACCGCCGCCGACGTGGTGCGGCTCGGGGTCGTGCTCGACGAGGTGATCGACCGCGCCCTGGCCGCCGGCTTGACCGGGGTGCGCTGA
- a CDS encoding GntR family transcriptional regulator codes for MSEASAADRALAHIRSAVLSGTYPPGTMLSESALAADLALSRTPIRAALRLLQDEGLLTIYPQRGALVRELSPREVREAAEARNALETAGVHFADEAARRGLRARLAPSLAAQERALEAGDFPAFVRAAMEFHRSFAGLAQNAVLLDLYDRLQDRQMLSILRSTPAITGQPRQVLDEHRALLDDAESGDWVSFAGRLLAHQEESHRLP; via the coding sequence ATGAGCGAGGCTTCGGCGGCCGATCGCGCGCTCGCGCACATCCGCTCGGCGGTGCTGTCGGGCACCTATCCCCCCGGGACCATGCTTAGCGAGTCGGCGCTCGCGGCCGACCTGGCGCTGAGCCGCACCCCGATCCGCGCGGCCCTGCGGCTCCTGCAGGACGAAGGGCTGCTCACCATCTATCCCCAGCGCGGCGCGCTGGTCCGGGAGCTCAGTCCGCGGGAGGTCCGGGAGGCGGCCGAGGCACGGAACGCGCTGGAGACGGCCGGGGTGCACTTCGCCGACGAGGCGGCCCGCCGGGGCCTCCGCGCCCGGCTCGCCCCGAGTCTCGCCGCGCAGGAACGCGCACTGGAGGCCGGCGACTTCCCCGCCTTCGTGCGGGCCGCCATGGAATTTCACCGCAGCTTCGCCGGGCTCGCGCAGAACGCGGTGCTGCTGGACCTCTACGACCGGCTCCAGGACCGCCAGATGCTCTCGATCCTGCGCAGCACCCCGGCCATCACCGGTCAGCCGCGGCAGGTCCTCGACGAGCATCGGGCCCTGCTCGACGACGCCGAGTCCGGCGACTGGGTGTCGTTCGCCGGGCGCCTCCTGGCGCACCAGGAGGAGAGCCACCGCCTGCCGTGA
- the ligA gene encoding NAD-dependent DNA ligase LigA: protein MTSPEHEWAELAAEIRDHQFRYYVNDAPIISDAEFDTLLRRLQAMEDEHPELAVPDSPTKLVGGGFSTAFTPVDHLERMMSLDNVFDDDEMRAWVARTEVDAGAAEPGGVEFLCELKIDGVALALTYENGRLIRGVTRGDGRTGEDVTLNARTIANVPNQLTPAPGRPLPDLLEVRGEVYFRLEDFEVLNASLVEQGKPPFANPRNSAAGSLRQKNPQITAQRNLHMICHGVGRIDGWRPESLHDVYLALGEWGLPVSAHTSKVTGADAILDTIAYWGEHRHSVEHEIDGLVVKVDDVALQRRLGSTSRAPRWAIAYKYPPEEVTTKLLDIKVGVGRTGRVTPYADMEPVLVAGSTVARATLHNASEVKRKGVLIGDTVTIRKAGDVIPEVLGPVVDLRDGTEREFVMPTHCPECGAALRPEKESDADIRCPNAHHCPAQLRERLFHLAGRGGFDIDALGYEGATALLASGVIEDEGDLFTLTADDLARTSFYTTTKGELSANGQRLLTHLETAKDAPLWRVLVALSIRHVGPTAARALATAFGSLAKIEAASVEELAEVDGVGETLAASVRDWFEVDWHREIVAKWRAAGVSMADEVDESTPRTLEGKTIVVTGSLNDFTRDGAKEAIIARGGKASGSVSKKTDYVVIGDAPGSKAAKAEQLGVPILDEDAFKILLETGRSGTEQEEPEQEEPEQPGTEDPEQEAPDSSGA, encoded by the coding sequence GTGACGTCTCCCGAGCATGAATGGGCCGAGCTGGCCGCCGAGATCCGCGACCACCAGTTCCGCTACTACGTCAACGACGCGCCGATCATCAGTGACGCCGAGTTCGACACGCTGCTGCGGCGCCTGCAGGCCATGGAGGACGAGCACCCCGAGCTGGCCGTCCCGGACTCGCCGACCAAGCTGGTCGGCGGCGGCTTCTCCACGGCCTTCACCCCGGTCGACCACCTCGAACGGATGATGTCGCTGGACAACGTCTTCGACGACGACGAGATGCGCGCGTGGGTGGCACGCACCGAGGTCGACGCCGGTGCCGCGGAACCGGGCGGCGTCGAGTTCCTCTGTGAGCTCAAGATCGACGGCGTCGCGCTCGCGCTGACATACGAGAACGGCAGGCTGATCCGCGGCGTGACGCGCGGCGACGGCCGCACCGGCGAGGACGTGACGCTCAACGCCCGCACCATCGCGAACGTCCCGAACCAGCTGACTCCGGCGCCCGGCCGCCCGCTGCCCGACCTCCTGGAAGTGCGCGGCGAGGTGTACTTCCGGCTGGAGGACTTCGAGGTCCTCAACGCCTCGCTGGTGGAGCAGGGCAAACCCCCGTTCGCGAACCCCCGCAATTCGGCGGCCGGATCGCTGCGCCAGAAGAACCCGCAGATCACCGCGCAACGCAATCTGCACATGATCTGCCACGGCGTGGGGCGGATCGACGGCTGGCGCCCGGAGTCGCTGCACGACGTGTACCTGGCCCTCGGTGAGTGGGGTCTGCCCGTGTCCGCGCACACCTCGAAGGTGACCGGCGCCGACGCGATCCTCGACACCATCGCCTACTGGGGCGAGCACCGGCATTCGGTGGAGCACGAGATCGACGGGCTGGTGGTTAAGGTGGACGACGTCGCCCTGCAACGGCGGCTGGGGTCCACCTCGCGCGCCCCGCGCTGGGCGATCGCCTACAAATATCCGCCCGAAGAGGTCACCACCAAACTGCTCGACATCAAGGTCGGCGTCGGCCGCACGGGACGGGTCACGCCGTACGCCGACATGGAGCCGGTGCTGGTCGCCGGGTCGACGGTCGCTCGCGCGACGCTGCACAACGCCTCGGAGGTCAAGCGCAAGGGCGTGCTGATCGGCGACACCGTCACCATCCGCAAGGCCGGCGACGTGATCCCGGAGGTGCTCGGGCCGGTGGTGGATCTGCGCGATGGCACCGAGCGCGAGTTCGTGATGCCGACGCACTGCCCGGAGTGCGGCGCCGCGCTGCGGCCGGAGAAGGAGAGCGACGCCGACATCCGCTGCCCCAACGCGCACCACTGCCCGGCGCAGCTGCGGGAACGGCTCTTCCACCTGGCCGGGCGCGGCGGGTTCGACATCGACGCGCTCGGCTACGAGGGGGCGACGGCGCTGCTGGCGAGCGGCGTGATCGAGGACGAGGGCGACCTGTTCACGCTCACCGCCGACGACCTCGCGCGGACGTCGTTCTACACCACCACCAAGGGGGAGCTGTCGGCCAACGGGCAACGGCTGCTGACGCACCTGGAGACCGCGAAGGACGCGCCGCTGTGGCGGGTTCTGGTGGCGCTTTCGATCCGGCACGTCGGCCCGACCGCCGCTCGCGCGCTCGCCACCGCCTTCGGCTCGCTGGCGAAGATCGAGGCGGCGAGTGTGGAGGAGCTCGCCGAGGTGGACGGCGTCGGGGAGACCCTGGCCGCGAGCGTCCGGGACTGGTTCGAGGTGGACTGGCACCGGGAGATCGTCGCCAAGTGGCGCGCGGCCGGGGTGTCGATGGCCGACGAGGTGGACGAGTCCACGCCGCGGACGCTGGAGGGCAAGACCATCGTCGTCACGGGCTCGCTGAACGACTTCACCCGCGACGGCGCGAAGGAGGCGATCATCGCCCGCGGCGGCAAGGCGTCCGGCTCGGTGTCGAAGAAGACCGACTACGTGGTGATCGGCGACGCCCCCGGCAGCAAGGCCGCCAAGGCCGAGCAACTGGGCGTGCCGATCCTCGACGAGGACGCCTTCAAGATCCTGCTGGAGACGGGGCGGTCGGGGACGGAGCAGGAGGAGCCGGAACAGGAGGAGCCGGAACAGCCGGGGACGGAGGATCCGGAACAGGAGGCGCCGGATTCCTCCGGCGCCTGA